Proteins co-encoded in one Centroberyx gerrardi isolate f3 chromosome 18, fCenGer3.hap1.cur.20231027, whole genome shotgun sequence genomic window:
- the LOC139922101 gene encoding trace amine-associated receptor 1-like, with protein MEPEFISNKTDVVKDIHLCYESENLSCIMVITPSTIRVLLYLFLGSLSVLTMCGNLLIIISIIYFKQLHTPTNYLILSLAVADLFVGALVLPFNMALSVSSCWHLADLICNIGRSLEVSLSTSSILNLCFISIDRYYAVCQPLRYRTKMNYHAVVIMIVVSWGVSGLVGTGIIIMGLNEGKCKGKCFSFHIPLSSITACILSFYLPAIIMLSIYLKIFLVAQRQALSIKNTNCQSIKSGASVTKMERKATKTLAIVMGAFLICWTPFFTSMTLNPLSNYSIPIPVIETFVLLGSSNSVLNPFVYAFFYSWFRVAFRMIISGKIFQGRFANSKLF; from the coding sequence ATGGAACCTGAATTCATTTCCAACAAGACTGATGTTGTTAAGGACATACATCTCTGTTATGAATCAGAAAATCTATCTTGCATAATGGTAATCACCCCTTCAACAATACGTGTGTTATTATATCTTTTCCTTGGTTCATTATCTGTTCTCACAATGTGTGGAAACCTTCTCATAATAATCTCCATCATTTACTTCAAACAGCTCCACACTCCAACTAactacctcatcctctctctggctgtggcTGACCTCTTTGTAGGGGCTTTAGTCTTACCTTTCAACATGGCACTCTCTGTAAGCTCATGTTGGCATCTTGCAGATTTAATTTGTAACATAGGACGCAGCCTTGAAGTTTCACTATCTACATCTTCTATTCTGaacttatgttttatttctattgacAGATATTATGCAGTGTGTCAGCCTCTGAGGTATAGAACTAAAATGAATTATCATGCTGTTGTGATCATGATCGTGGTGAGCTGGGGTGTTTCTGGCCTAGTTGGAACTGGAATCATAATTATGGGACTTAATGAAGGAAAATGTAAAggaaagtgtttttcatttcacattccaCTTTCAAGCATTACCGCATGTATTCTCTCATTTTACCTCCCAGCAATCATAATGCTCAGTATCTACCTAAAGATTTTCCTGGTGGCACAGAGACAGGCACTCAGCATCAagaacacaaactgtcagagcATAAAGTCTGGAGCATCTGTCActaagatggagagaaaggccaCAAAAACTTTGGCGATTGTTATGGGAGCTTTTCTGATCTGTTGGACTCCTTTCTTTACTAGTATGACGTTAAACCCGTTAAGTAATTATTCAATTCCAATACCTGTAattgaaacatttgttttgctTGGAAGCTCAAATTCAGTGCTCAATCCATTTGTTTATGCATTCTTTTACAGCTGGTTCCGGGTGGCTTTCAGAATGATCATTTCTGGCAAAATATTTCAAGGTCGTTTTGCAAACTCAaaattgttttga